A DNA window from Mycolicibacter terrae contains the following coding sequences:
- a CDS encoding acyl-CoA dehydrogenase family protein: MHLGQDTELEALRGRVRELAAREAPARHGRAGVRAPEDHEVPALRAWTARLFSEQLLGVNWPVAYGGLPDPHPLHESVVADELVRVGASGPVGGGLLAAAAIIASGTAAQQDFFLPRIRSGEHIWCQLFSEPEAGSDLAGLRTRARRDGDEFVVDGQKVWTTNGQHADWGYLLARTDPDAPKHAGITAFALDMTTAGVSVRPLREITGTADFNEVFLDGVRIPAANVIGEVDRGWAVTTASLAHERSSAGSGAALFGALDRVARLAGDVVRDGRPAIEHDDLRQKIGGFVADVHVNALVSAFGESRALHRSGDVGDAPVSKILFSEVNLALHDFGMQLQGHDGVRVEGDDRVFDQGWWQDAFLYGRAFTIAGGTNEVLRNLIAERALGLPPGMTRPPIGGK, encoded by the coding sequence GTGCATCTCGGGCAAGACACTGAACTCGAGGCGTTACGCGGCCGTGTCCGGGAGCTGGCAGCCCGCGAGGCGCCGGCGCGACATGGCCGGGCCGGGGTTCGGGCACCCGAAGACCACGAGGTCCCCGCACTGCGCGCCTGGACGGCACGGCTGTTCTCCGAGCAGTTGTTGGGGGTGAACTGGCCGGTCGCCTACGGTGGACTGCCCGATCCGCATCCTCTGCATGAATCGGTGGTCGCCGACGAGTTGGTACGAGTCGGCGCCTCCGGACCGGTCGGCGGCGGATTGCTGGCCGCTGCGGCGATCATCGCCTCGGGCACCGCCGCGCAGCAGGACTTCTTCCTTCCCCGGATCCGATCCGGCGAACACATCTGGTGCCAGCTGTTCAGCGAGCCGGAGGCCGGCAGCGACCTGGCCGGCCTGCGGACTCGTGCGCGCCGCGACGGCGACGAGTTCGTGGTCGACGGCCAGAAGGTCTGGACGACCAACGGCCAGCACGCCGACTGGGGATATCTACTGGCACGAACCGATCCGGATGCACCCAAGCATGCCGGTATCACGGCGTTCGCCCTCGACATGACCACGGCGGGCGTATCGGTGCGGCCGCTGCGGGAGATCACGGGTACGGCCGACTTCAACGAGGTCTTTCTCGACGGTGTCCGCATCCCCGCAGCAAATGTGATCGGCGAGGTCGACCGCGGCTGGGCGGTGACCACTGCCAGCCTGGCCCACGAGCGGTCCAGTGCGGGCAGCGGCGCGGCACTGTTCGGCGCGCTGGACCGAGTGGCGCGCCTGGCCGGCGACGTCGTCCGTGACGGCCGGCCGGCGATCGAGCACGACGACCTCCGCCAGAAGATCGGCGGCTTCGTCGCCGATGTGCACGTCAATGCCCTGGTTTCGGCGTTCGGTGAAAGCCGGGCTCTGCACCGCTCGGGGGACGTCGGCGACGCACCGGTATCCAAAATCCTGTTCAGCGAGGTCAACCTCGCGCTGCACGACTTCGGCATGCAGTTGCAAGGCCACGACGGGGTGCGCGTCGAGGGCGACGACCGCGTATTCGACCAGGGTTGGTGGCAGGACGCATTCCTCTACGGACGGGCGTTCACCATCGCCGGCGGCACCAATGAAGTGCTGCGCAACCTGATCGCCGAACGTGCCCTGGGCCTGCCCCCGGGGATGACACGCCCGCCAATCGGAGGAAAGTGA
- a CDS encoding amidohydrolase family protein, with product MPLQDWMKIISVDDHVIEHPRVWCDRLPERHREQGPQIIETDTGQHVWRYEGQLYPQIGLNAVAGKPPSEYGMEPVRYDQMIPGCYDPVERVKDMDIDGVEAALSFPSFPGFGGGVFQRAQDKDLALACVRAWNDFQIDEWCATAPDRLIPLGILPTWDPHLAAAEVERIAERGTRAVSFPDSPVPLGLPSFHHKTHWEVLWDALEAADMPLCLHFGSGGYVPGFSVGAPPSAEDTAPFAVAIATFSTNLMWTTADLVFSGMLQRHPKLKFMLSEGGIGWIPYLLERLDYTWERHRWYQKISRDDRPSDLFRRHIWGCFIDDVHGVNSRDLIGIDRILIEVDYPHSDSNWPNSRKRIAENLVEVSDADAHRIVELNARELLHFGDTR from the coding sequence ATGCCGCTACAGGACTGGATGAAGATCATCTCGGTCGACGACCACGTGATCGAGCACCCGCGGGTATGGTGCGACCGGTTGCCCGAGCGCCACCGGGAGCAGGGACCGCAGATCATCGAGACCGACACGGGTCAGCACGTCTGGCGTTACGAAGGTCAGCTGTACCCGCAGATCGGGCTCAACGCGGTCGCAGGCAAGCCACCGTCGGAGTACGGCATGGAGCCGGTGCGCTACGACCAGATGATCCCGGGCTGCTACGACCCGGTTGAGCGGGTCAAGGATATGGACATCGACGGCGTCGAGGCCGCGTTGTCGTTCCCGTCGTTTCCCGGCTTCGGCGGTGGCGTGTTCCAACGCGCCCAGGACAAGGATCTGGCGCTGGCATGCGTGCGGGCGTGGAACGACTTTCAGATCGACGAGTGGTGCGCCACCGCGCCGGACCGGTTGATCCCGTTGGGAATTCTGCCGACCTGGGATCCGCACCTGGCCGCCGCCGAAGTCGAGCGGATCGCCGAGCGGGGAACCCGGGCGGTGTCCTTCCCGGACAGTCCGGTGCCGCTGGGGCTGCCGTCTTTTCACCACAAGACGCACTGGGAAGTGCTCTGGGATGCGCTCGAGGCGGCCGACATGCCGCTGTGCCTGCATTTCGGCTCCGGCGGCTACGTGCCCGGCTTCTCGGTGGGCGCACCCCCCAGTGCGGAGGACACCGCGCCGTTCGCGGTGGCCATCGCCACCTTTTCGACGAACCTGATGTGGACCACCGCGGATCTGGTGTTCTCCGGCATGCTGCAACGCCACCCCAAGCTGAAATTCATGCTGTCCGAGGGCGGCATCGGATGGATCCCCTACCTGCTGGAGCGTCTGGACTACACCTGGGAGCGGCACCGCTGGTACCAGAAGATCAGCCGCGACGACCGTCCGTCGGACCTGTTCCGGCGCCACATCTGGGGCTGCTTTATCGACGACGTCCACGGCGTGAACTCGCGAGATCTGATCGGCATCGACCGGATCCTCATCGAGGTCGACTACCCGCACTCCGATTCCAACTGGCCCAACAGCCGCAAGCGGATCGCCGAGAACTTGGTCGAGGTCAGCGACGCCGATGCGCACCGCATCGTGGAACTCAACGCTCGCGAACTGCTGCACTTCGGGGATACACGATGA
- a CDS encoding MlaE family ABC transporter permease: MAQWSQGYARRHPGAALRTVGSQCILGVRALQYLVIDIAKRRFPVGEFVDQAAFMASTAVLPTMCVAIPIGVTLQIQFALLAGQVGATSLAGAASGLAVIRQGAPLVAALLMASAVGSAVCADLGSRTIREEVDALEVLGISPVRRLVVPRLAAAIVVGLALTGLVCFIGFLAGYLFNTFVQNGAPGSFVTTFASFATVGDMILTLIKAVVFAAIVVIVACDKGLTTKGGPAGVANSVNATVVASILLLMVTNVVFTEMYVLLFPRASL, translated from the coding sequence ATGGCGCAATGGAGTCAGGGTTACGCCCGGCGCCACCCGGGCGCTGCGCTGCGAACGGTCGGTAGTCAGTGCATCTTGGGGGTGCGGGCGCTGCAGTACCTGGTCATCGATATCGCGAAGCGGCGGTTTCCGGTCGGCGAATTCGTCGATCAGGCCGCGTTCATGGCATCCACCGCGGTGCTGCCGACGATGTGCGTGGCGATCCCGATCGGGGTGACCCTGCAGATCCAGTTCGCCCTGCTCGCCGGACAGGTGGGGGCTACGTCGCTGGCGGGTGCCGCCAGCGGTCTCGCGGTCATCAGGCAAGGCGCCCCGCTGGTGGCGGCACTGTTGATGGCCTCTGCGGTGGGTTCGGCGGTCTGCGCCGACCTGGGTTCACGGACCATCCGCGAGGAGGTGGATGCCCTTGAGGTGCTGGGGATCTCGCCGGTGCGCCGGCTGGTGGTACCACGGCTGGCGGCGGCGATCGTGGTCGGTCTCGCGCTGACCGGGCTGGTGTGCTTCATCGGCTTTCTGGCCGGCTATCTGTTCAACACATTCGTGCAAAACGGTGCTCCGGGCAGCTTCGTCACCACTTTCGCGTCATTTGCGACGGTCGGGGACATGATCTTGACCTTGATCAAGGCGGTGGTGTTCGCCGCCATCGTCGTCATCGTTGCCTGTGACAAGGGTTTGACCACCAAGGGTGGGCCGGCCGGTGTGGCCAACTCGGTCAACGCCACCGTGGTCGCCTCCATCCTGTTGCTCATGGTGACCAATGTGGTTTTCACCGAGATGTATGTGCTGCTGTTCCCAAGGGCGTCGCTGTAA
- a CDS encoding ABC transporter permease, with amino-acid sequence MAATPYYPRGVLPIVRALTSIGRAGMTLGHMLTFFAHAAAGIPVTLTRYRTAFLTVLSDVTWGNGSIVVGGGTAWVIIVLGATAGAIVGIEGYQALHLLGMEPAAGLLSSTVSTRELAPIMAALAFAAQAGCRFTAQLGSMRISEEIDAMESLAIRPIPYLVTTRLLASVVAIIPLYILCLVINYAAVQTIVTVAGGLSGGSFEHYFRLVLTGSDIVYSVGKVIVFIILTSTIQCYYGYFASGGPQGVGIAAGRAMRAAISVMIIANLLLTIGLWGMGSVARLGG; translated from the coding sequence ATGGCGGCGACACCGTACTACCCCAGGGGCGTACTGCCCATTGTGCGGGCCCTGACCTCGATAGGCCGGGCCGGTATGACCTTGGGGCACATGCTGACCTTCTTCGCCCACGCGGCGGCCGGAATACCCGTGACGTTGACTCGCTACCGAACAGCGTTTCTCACCGTCTTGTCCGACGTCACCTGGGGCAACGGCTCCATCGTGGTGGGCGGCGGCACGGCATGGGTGATCATCGTGCTGGGCGCCACCGCTGGGGCGATCGTCGGCATCGAGGGGTATCAAGCACTGCACCTGCTCGGCATGGAGCCCGCTGCGGGCCTGCTGTCCTCAACGGTGTCCACCCGGGAGCTGGCGCCGATCATGGCGGCCTTGGCCTTCGCCGCCCAGGCGGGGTGCCGGTTCACCGCACAGCTGGGTTCGATGCGGATCTCCGAGGAGATCGACGCCATGGAATCTCTTGCGATCCGGCCGATTCCGTATCTGGTCACCACCCGGCTGCTGGCATCGGTGGTGGCGATCATCCCGCTCTACATCTTGTGTCTGGTGATCAACTACGCCGCCGTGCAGACCATCGTCACCGTCGCCGGCGGCTTGTCCGGGGGATCCTTCGAGCACTACTTCCGGCTGGTACTGACCGGTTCGGACATCGTGTACTCGGTCGGCAAGGTCATCGTCTTCATCATCCTCACCTCGACCATCCAGTGCTATTACGGGTATTTCGCCAGCGGCGGCCCCCAAGGCGTCGGGATCGCGGCGGGCCGGGCCATGCGGGCCGCCATCTCGGTGATGATCATCGCGAACCTATTGCTCACCATCGGTCTGTGGGGAATGGGATCGGTTGCAAGGCTGGGTGGTTGA
- a CDS encoding MlaD family protein: MQRIESASKAVSSTQLLLRGLALLIGTVLLAGVAVARSEGVFSGHVQVLAVLDDVGDGLPTGSDVKFRGALVGTVVGVTPALDGRPNQIALRMDHHFAHAIPSTVTARVVPSNVFAVSSIQLVDNGPAPGLRPGSRIVQDQSLATVQFQTALTKLRDVMRAAGRPGSGNALGVLAAVAEATSGRGDTLARAGGGANRIVKELNAIMAPGDNQSTIGVLSDALQGLQSSSPELLEAVHRAVVPMRTVAEKRRELATFLSAGQTTFGSMAEAFENNTDQLTVITTQLSPVLGVIADGGGEFAPMVTRINNVGNRFLTEVWKPERNTAVGKFLLVITPNRMYTRQDCPRYRHMAGPSCQTAPLTADPPALSPMLDPRNYPLPAAGGHAGPLASPQEREQLSEILGPEGNPAFELLLGPVARGNTVQVVPLPPDPPPAPGSADRNLTLPPGVGP, translated from the coding sequence GTGCAGAGAATCGAATCGGCGTCCAAGGCGGTGTCATCGACGCAGCTGCTGTTGCGTGGGCTGGCGTTGCTGATCGGTACCGTGCTGCTGGCGGGCGTAGCGGTCGCCAGATCCGAGGGCGTCTTCTCCGGCCACGTCCAGGTGCTGGCCGTGCTCGACGATGTCGGCGACGGTCTGCCCACCGGTTCCGACGTCAAATTCCGCGGTGCTCTGGTGGGAACGGTCGTTGGCGTGACCCCCGCACTGGACGGTCGTCCGAACCAGATCGCGCTGCGCATGGACCACCACTTCGCGCATGCCATTCCGTCAACAGTGACCGCGCGGGTGGTGCCCAGCAATGTGTTCGCGGTCTCGTCCATTCAGCTGGTGGACAACGGACCGGCACCGGGGCTGCGGCCGGGTTCCCGGATCGTCCAGGACCAGAGCCTGGCCACCGTCCAGTTCCAGACCGCGTTGACCAAGCTGCGCGATGTGATGCGGGCAGCAGGCCGACCCGGGTCCGGCAACGCGCTGGGAGTTCTCGCCGCGGTGGCCGAGGCGACCAGCGGACGCGGCGACACCCTGGCCCGCGCCGGGGGAGGAGCCAACCGTATCGTCAAGGAACTCAACGCGATAATGGCCCCCGGCGACAACCAATCGACGATCGGGGTGCTCTCCGATGCGCTGCAGGGACTACAGTCCTCGTCGCCGGAGCTGCTCGAGGCGGTACATCGGGCGGTGGTGCCGATGCGCACCGTGGCCGAAAAGCGCCGGGAATTGGCGACCTTCCTCTCCGCGGGTCAAACCACGTTCGGCAGCATGGCAGAGGCATTCGAGAACAACACCGACCAGCTGACCGTGATCACCACCCAACTGTCGCCGGTGCTCGGCGTGATAGCCGACGGGGGAGGGGAATTCGCGCCGATGGTCACTCGAATCAACAATGTCGGAAACCGATTCCTGACCGAAGTGTGGAAGCCGGAGCGCAACACCGCGGTGGGCAAGTTCCTGTTGGTGATCACACCGAACCGGATGTACACCCGGCAGGACTGCCCGCGCTACCGCCACATGGCGGGTCCCAGCTGCCAGACCGCGCCGTTGACCGCCGACCCGCCGGCGCTATCGCCGATGCTGGATCCCCGCAACTACCCGCTCCCCGCGGCGGGAGGCCACGCGGGCCCGCTGGCCAGCCCCCAGGAACGCGAGCAGCTGTCCGAGATCCTGGGGCCCGAGGGCAACCCGGCCTTCGAGTTGCTGCTCGGGCCCGTGGCCCGGGGCAACACCGTGCAGGTGGTGCCCCTCCCGCCGGATCCGCCGCCGGCGCCCGGCAGTGCGGACCGGAACCTTACGCTGCCCCCGGGGGTCGGGCCGTGA
- a CDS encoding MCE family protein — MIGYRRRLVWLGAFLMVCFALTWTVFVTLQRNVSGPTTPYSAEFTDVSGLKVGDEVRMAGVLVGRVDSIALNGDHARVGFRVQSDQKVYGNTKASIDYQNIIGQRYLGLSLVEFGDPKKLPAGAVIPVERTEPSFDISRLLNGFEPLFALLDPDQVNNITTAIVRAMQGDSGAITTLISDTTTLADAYSGTDRILDGVLDNLNAVMDSLAQRRDDLDSTIASAKTMFGGLAARRAEFVDSLDQASIVGQRVANVIADVQPDLQEWLAREPGFAKHFMEDKQGFAYMAFNVPLLLKGMARLSQSGSYLDIYACNLTVSQLPRIDSLIDAIVRNAMPGNAIQRSAKCR, encoded by the coding sequence GTGATCGGCTACCGCCGCAGGCTGGTCTGGCTGGGGGCGTTCTTGATGGTCTGCTTCGCGCTGACCTGGACCGTCTTCGTCACCCTGCAACGCAACGTCAGCGGGCCGACCACCCCGTACTCGGCGGAATTCACCGACGTGTCGGGACTCAAAGTCGGCGACGAGGTACGGATGGCCGGGGTGCTGGTCGGCCGGGTCGACAGCATCGCGCTGAACGGCGACCACGCCCGGGTCGGGTTCCGAGTCCAGTCCGATCAGAAGGTGTACGGGAACACCAAGGCGTCGATCGACTACCAGAACATCATCGGTCAGCGCTATCTGGGCCTGTCGCTGGTCGAGTTCGGTGATCCGAAGAAACTGCCGGCCGGCGCGGTGATACCCGTGGAGCGCACCGAACCCTCCTTCGATATCTCCAGGCTGCTCAATGGATTCGAGCCGCTGTTCGCGTTGCTGGATCCCGACCAGGTGAACAACATCACCACCGCGATCGTTCGGGCCATGCAGGGCGACTCCGGCGCCATCACCACCTTGATCTCCGACACCACCACGTTGGCGGACGCCTATTCGGGCACCGACCGGATCCTCGACGGGGTGCTGGACAACCTCAATGCCGTGATGGATTCGCTGGCACAGCGCCGCGACGATTTGGATTCCACCATTGCCTCGGCCAAGACCATGTTCGGTGGGCTGGCCGCGCGCCGAGCGGAGTTCGTCGACTCCCTGGACCAGGCCTCGATCGTGGGGCAGCGGGTGGCCAACGTGATCGCCGACGTCCAACCCGATCTGCAGGAATGGCTGGCGCGAGAGCCGGGATTCGCCAAGCACTTCATGGAGGACAAGCAGGGGTTCGCCTACATGGCATTCAATGTTCCGCTGTTGCTCAAGGGCATGGCCCGGCTCAGCCAGAGCGGCTCCTATCTCGACATCTATGCGTGCAATCTCACGGTCAGTCAGCTTCCGCGCATCGACAGCCTGATCGACGCGATAGTCCGGAATGCTATGCCGGGCAACGCTATCCAGCGCAGTGCGAAATGCCGGTGA
- a CDS encoding MCE family protein codes for MTKLKGLLRRPIESHAKLRLGVITVLVIGVVLGGAIGLGRLGVGRITYAAEFAQAAGLSAGDQVTVAGVRVGAVRGMRLDGDRVVVTMEIEKGLHLGSATRAAVKLTTLLGARYIDLRPGGSQALTNRRIPLSNTEVPYDLQDALQDATTTFEAVDAEKVAQSMTTLSQQLKGSPEILPQALDNISQLSGVIASRRDEIGALLRSTQRIAALLGDQQHSLGLLMTQGREVLGDLAARKELVIRLIDATTKLVSQLQPVLIGSRPQIDELLANLNGLLSAVGNNDALLRNTLQIMPIPLRNFTNATGNGNEFDFTSTGGTMIDSWMCAISGRARQFNLPEYFEDCK; via the coding sequence ATGACCAAGCTGAAAGGCCTGCTGAGACGGCCGATCGAATCCCATGCCAAGCTGCGCCTGGGAGTGATCACCGTGCTGGTCATCGGGGTGGTGCTGGGCGGGGCGATCGGACTGGGCCGGCTCGGGGTGGGCAGGATCACCTACGCCGCCGAATTCGCCCAGGCGGCCGGCCTCAGCGCCGGCGATCAGGTCACCGTCGCCGGAGTCCGGGTCGGAGCGGTCAGGGGCATGCGACTCGACGGCGACCGGGTCGTCGTGACGATGGAGATCGAGAAAGGGCTGCATCTCGGATCGGCCACCCGTGCGGCGGTGAAACTGACCACTCTGCTCGGCGCCCGCTACATCGACTTGCGACCCGGCGGATCCCAAGCGCTGACCAACCGGCGAATCCCGCTGTCCAACACCGAAGTCCCCTACGACCTGCAGGACGCGTTGCAGGACGCCACCACCACATTCGAGGCGGTCGACGCCGAGAAAGTGGCGCAGTCTATGACAACGCTGTCGCAGCAGCTGAAAGGGAGCCCGGAAATTCTGCCGCAGGCGCTGGACAACATCTCGCAGCTGTCCGGCGTGATCGCGTCACGGCGCGATGAGATCGGTGCCCTACTGCGCAGCACTCAACGGATAGCCGCATTGCTGGGCGACCAGCAACACAGCCTGGGCCTGTTGATGACTCAGGGGCGCGAAGTCTTGGGAGACCTGGCGGCGCGCAAGGAACTGGTCATCCGGCTCATCGACGCCACTACCAAGCTCGTCAGTCAGTTGCAGCCCGTTCTGATCGGCAGTCGGCCTCAGATCGACGAGCTGCTGGCCAATCTCAACGGGTTGTTGTCCGCGGTCGGCAACAATGATGCGCTGTTGCGCAATACCTTGCAGATCATGCCGATTCCGCTACGGAATTTCACCAATGCCACCGGCAACGGCAACGAGTTCGATTTCACCTCGACCGGCGGCACCATGATCGACAGCTGGATGTGCGCAATCAGTGGGCGAGCGCGGCAGTTCAACCTGCCCGAGTACTTCGAGGACTGTAAATGA
- a CDS encoding MCE family protein, whose protein sequence is MTARAIAKMISIVALVLAACSCSGGPLPGAGRSMTVTALFDNASGLYVGNAVAVLGMPVGKVEKISPKGQYVEVIMHIDAGVKIPADAQAVTVSKSILTDRHIEFTPVYRSGPTLADHDTLGLLRTRTPVEFDRVLAMVDKLSVQLQGNGEGSGPIADLLSIGAAMTDGNGGKIRSALGELSTALKMSQERGAPTADAITTIVTSLDSLTKAAADNDQTIRGFGSAVRQLSSVVANERLGSGSTGTRMNQVLSGTADLLEAHRDTLKSTAGQTQTVTRAIADYRREMAEVLDLIPLLADNVYNMIDPVKQAIRAHPLLDKVEVNGQATKELCNLLGMRQLGCATGTIEDYGPDFGLTSMLEDLAELGKR, encoded by the coding sequence ATGACCGCCCGGGCGATCGCCAAGATGATCAGCATCGTGGCCCTGGTGCTGGCGGCGTGCAGCTGCTCGGGAGGCCCGCTGCCCGGAGCGGGGCGGAGCATGACCGTCACCGCGCTGTTCGACAATGCCAGCGGACTATACGTTGGCAACGCGGTGGCCGTGCTGGGGATGCCGGTCGGCAAGGTCGAGAAGATCAGCCCCAAGGGGCAGTACGTCGAAGTCATCATGCACATCGACGCGGGCGTCAAGATTCCCGCCGACGCCCAGGCGGTGACGGTGTCGAAATCGATTCTCACCGACCGCCATATCGAGTTCACCCCGGTGTACAGATCCGGGCCGACCCTGGCCGACCACGACACCCTCGGTCTGTTGCGTACCAGAACCCCGGTCGAATTCGACCGGGTATTGGCAATGGTCGACAAGCTGTCCGTGCAGCTGCAGGGCAACGGCGAGGGATCCGGACCCATCGCAGACCTGCTCAGCATCGGTGCGGCGATGACCGACGGGAACGGCGGCAAGATCCGGTCGGCTCTCGGTGAGCTGTCCACCGCTTTGAAGATGAGCCAGGAACGTGGCGCGCCCACCGCTGACGCCATCACGACCATCGTGACCAGCCTCGACAGTTTGACGAAGGCCGCCGCGGACAACGATCAGACCATCCGTGGATTCGGTTCGGCGGTGCGACAACTGAGTTCGGTGGTGGCCAATGAGCGCCTCGGCAGCGGGTCCACCGGCACCCGCATGAACCAGGTCCTCTCCGGCACGGCCGATCTGCTGGAAGCCCACCGCGACACGCTGAAGTCCACCGCGGGCCAAACCCAGACCGTCACCCGGGCGATCGCCGACTACCGGCGCGAAATGGCCGAGGTACTGGACTTGATTCCGCTGCTGGCGGACAACGTCTACAACATGATCGATCCGGTAAAGCAGGCCATCCGGGCCCATCCGCTGCTGGACAAGGTCGAAGTCAACGGACAGGCCACTAAGGAGCTGTGCAACTTGCTGGGGATGCGCCAACTGGGCTGTGCGACCGGGACCATCGAGGACTACGGACCCGATTTCGGATTGACCAGCATGCTGGAGGATCTGGCCGAGTTGGGGAAGCGATGA
- a CDS encoding MCE family protein: MTTRRTRSVLVTVLAQAISVALLSSCSVGLAELPLPAPSQGKRTYPISAEFVDALNLPGKAKVRLSGADVGEVETMAVRDYTAVVTMQIASDVAIPHGTTAELRSATPLGDVFVALAPPPGAASGSPMLNPGDVIPLDATASAASVEEVLSAASLLVNGGAVRNLTKVLNGMGRAVGGKGEDLGRFLDESTDLVRSLSDRSLAIKQALTQTGDVAAILSARQQSIDEAIVAAGPALGTLAGQTDSVVGLVGDVDRIMLQLIKFPSVRGEKSRSMMADLNRLSDGLNAASTAPDASLASFNQLFGPVLKLTNGSSAHVDIDLADMAVGAFADLHHPGDLGSHGPTREDFRNMVGSITYQLLQVRNKFWGPPTPPPGTVPPPNLVGPAPGSLTPVPPPPGGGTP, translated from the coding sequence ATGACGACGAGGAGAACCCGCTCGGTGCTTGTCACGGTGCTGGCGCAGGCAATCTCGGTGGCATTGCTGAGTTCCTGCTCGGTGGGGCTGGCCGAGCTTCCGCTGCCGGCGCCGTCACAGGGGAAGCGGACCTACCCGATCAGCGCGGAATTCGTCGATGCACTGAACCTTCCGGGCAAGGCCAAGGTGCGGCTGTCCGGCGCCGACGTCGGCGAGGTGGAGACCATGGCCGTCCGCGACTATACGGCCGTGGTGACCATGCAGATCGCCTCCGATGTTGCGATCCCGCACGGCACCACGGCCGAATTGCGTTCGGCTACGCCGCTGGGCGATGTGTTTGTCGCACTGGCGCCGCCGCCGGGGGCGGCCAGCGGCTCGCCGATGCTCAACCCGGGCGACGTGATTCCGTTGGATGCCACCGCATCGGCGGCCTCGGTCGAGGAGGTGCTCAGTGCGGCGTCCCTGCTCGTCAACGGGGGTGCGGTCCGCAACCTGACCAAGGTGCTCAACGGAATGGGTCGTGCGGTCGGCGGCAAGGGGGAGGATCTGGGCCGGTTCCTCGATGAGTCCACCGACCTGGTTCGCAGCCTGTCCGACCGGTCGCTGGCGATCAAACAGGCGTTGACCCAGACCGGTGATGTGGCCGCCATCCTGTCCGCCCGTCAGCAGTCCATCGACGAGGCGATCGTCGCTGCCGGCCCGGCCCTGGGGACGCTGGCCGGCCAAACCGACAGCGTGGTGGGGCTGGTCGGTGACGTCGATCGAATAATGCTGCAACTGATCAAGTTTCCCTCGGTCCGGGGAGAGAAGTCGCGCAGTATGATGGCCGACCTCAATCGATTGTCGGACGGGCTCAATGCCGCCTCGACGGCGCCGGACGCGTCCTTGGCTTCGTTCAACCAGCTGTTCGGGCCGGTGTTGAAGCTGACCAACGGAAGCTCGGCCCACGTCGACATCGATCTGGCGGACATGGCCGTCGGAGCATTCGCAGACCTGCACCATCCCGGTGACCTCGGCAGCCATGGACCCACCAGGGAGGACTTCCGTAACATGGTGGGCAGCATCACTTATCAGCTGCTCCAGGTGCGCAACAAGTTCTGGGGCCCACCGACCCCGCCGCCGGGCACGGTACCCCCGCCGAACCTGGTGGGCCCGGCGCCGGGTTCGCTGACACCGGTGCCGCCGCCCCCGGGAGGGGGTACACCGTGA